In Vulpes lagopus strain Blue_001 chromosome 4, ASM1834538v1, whole genome shotgun sequence, the DNA window cttgatttccgctcaggtcatgatcttggggtcctgggacagagcacCCAGTCGGGTTCGCACTCAGTGGGAGGctgcttctggattctctctctccctctgctcctcctgctgttcactttctctctctctttcaaataagtaaataaatctttaaaaaaaatttaaaaagtctgtttcttgatttgtctcattttccccctttgttggattgttttgtttcttaaattccacatatgccTACTAGCCATATTAAAGAAATGTGACAACTGTTCTGGATGTCTTAgaattcatcttttcttcttccttattatTGCAGttctactatttttatttgtgttctactatttttatatacacacacatacatcttcTCGCttgtgtgcacgcatgcatgtGTTCTCCCTGTCTCCTCCTTCTCAGGCTCTCGCCCAAGTTGTGCTGTAGTTTTCAGGCAGCTGCTCTGACAGCCGCCACAGTGGTCCTGTACCCAGCTAGCTGGGTCCTGGGAGAGCCACAGAAGCAATGGTGCACAAAACGCAGCCTCCGCAAGGAACGTGTTAAATTTGCTGATGAGGGTAGCTTTGGGAAGTCCCAGGGTTCCATTTGAGAGCTCAGGAATGCTAGTGTGGGGATCATAGTCTAGGGGAAGTCTGAGGCTTTAATGCCCTTCAGTCCTTGCTTGGAATCTTAGCTCTGTCTCTAATCATGAACAGGGACAAGTCAtgtctctgtttatttttcatcCACAGACCAGAGACACCCATTCCCACCTCAAGAGGTTGTGAGGATTGTGGGAGATAACTTATGTAAGCCAAGTGCCTGAGAGAGCTCATCATGTACTAGGTACAAGTGACATACATTTCTTCTCATCTCATCTTTCCTGTTTTGCTGTTAAATTAGTGGATGAAAAAGTTTGGAGGTATGCTGTTTAAGTAGGTATACTGCAGGTATATAGAAAGGGATATTGAGATAAGAGAATCTTAGTGCAAAAAGTAGCTGACCCCACACTAGTGctctactgtttttctttttttttgttgttttttgttttttagttttaaatctaATTTCTTAGCCTGTAAGCCTTTGTTCCACTGTGAACAGGTTCACTGTCAAGTTCACTACAGAGGTTTGGTGGTCTTCTGGAGTAGAGTAGCTAATAATTACTGCTTTCCTGACCCAGGAGAGAATAACACTTCAGAAGATCCATGCCAGCATCAGTTGTCAAAAATATCATTTGGTTAGATGTCATCAGCTATGGTTTGTGAAAACAGGTCCTTAATCACAGTGGTGAAATGAAAGGGTTGGAAAATGGACAAGTAAAATGACTTCAGATGATTTTTCATTGCTGACAAATTATGAGTCCTGCACATGTTTAGCACTGGCCAAATATTTACTGTGACCCCTTGGTCACTGCGCTGGAGGATGTGACTGGGTCAGGACCTGCCCAGCACACCAGAGGCATAATCAAATGGCGTTCCCACCCACGGCTCTCAGACTGGCCACCCCACTTGGTGGTGTGACTTGCATTAGCAAAAGCCATCTTCTCTTACACTTGGGTTTTCTAGGGGTGGGGggttgagagaaaaataaaaatcaatgaatgcatagaataaaaggaatttaaaaaaatttaaaaaaaaacaagaataaaaggaATTTAAGACCTATTGACTTGTCATAGATGGATCCCAAGTTAGTAATCAAGTAGGTCATTGATGATTGTTCATACCCATGATTTGATCATCCTAAGCACACAGGCATTAACAAAGGGGAGAGGAAGCTGTTTATTGGCTGATGtggacaaaggaggaaaatatatCTGGTACAAGTTTTCCATCCCCCAGTTCCTGGTCTCATGAGTGGCATATTTCATAGTTCATCATTCTCCTTCCTGGGGTGGCCAAGGCTGCTATAAGGGTGATGTTGGTGGCCTCTAGGACATGACATTATTCACTGGGTCCCTGCTTAGCTCCTCCGTAAAGAGAGTTAAATCTATCCAGTTGGTCTCAAGGCATCATCTATATGGGGAATGGTGGGCCAGCTATAGCTGTCTCCTAGCTGGCCTGAGTTGCCCTTCCCTCAGCCTTTTGCTGCTCTTGTCTATCAGAAAGAGACTACCAGCTCCTTACTGGTCCATTTCTCCAAAAGCTCCTTAATCACAATAGGGAATTAGCTTTCAttggcctttttcttttcagatcttCTTAGAAAAGAGGCTTTTTATTGCTTCAACTGCTTTATCTTACTTAGAAGGTAAAGTTTAGGGTATTCCAGGAATCAAACCATATTTTATGGCCAGGTATATAAGACTAGCATATAGGTTATCTCTGATGCATAATCTGTACAACAAAACATTGgacaccaaaacacacacactcagtaGCCAACCCTGATTATATGGAGGAGgactttatctcttttttttcatgactCGTAGATGCTCTTCTTTTCTCACTTCTGATGAGATGATCACAGAACTTTAAGAAATAGCCTAGGTAGCAAATTCTTTTGATATGGTAAGTAAGCTTTAGAAAGCAAATGTACTGCAGTGAAATCAAACTAAGCAGTATGTGAAGCTGTggagcatttttatttcttcaaggaTGATAATACTAGGGAATTAGGTAAACTTTTTAatgaacaccccccccccccaggatgtGTAGGATTGAGTTTTTCCATTATGTATGCACCTGTGTAGCCATTACCCCAATCAAGATAGAGAACATCTCCATCACTCCTACAGCTTTCTTCCTGCTATTCCACATAGTACCTCTGTCACTAGATGAATTTCCCCTGCTTTGATCTTCATGTgaatggagtcatacaatatgtgacctcTCATGTTGCCTTTCTTTTGCTCAACCATCTGTGTTGTTGTAACATTAGTTCATTTTTGTCTATTGTGTGTAGTGGTATTCCATTATAAGAATATACTTTAGCTAATCCACATTACTGTTGACAGACACTTGTTTCCCAGTTTTCGCCTATTGAGAATAATGGCATTGTGAACATTTTTGTATATGCCTTTTGGTGGACATTTACCATGCATTTCTGTTAGGTATATTTGAGGTGTGAGATTGCTGGGTTGTGAGGCATACATATGTTGTTTAGCCTTAATGAAGTCTTTCAAAGTGGTTGTTCAGGTTGATCTCCTCACCAGCTATGTTATGATGCCACCACTTTTTAGGGACCACCATCCCTACAGATACCAAAGCTAGAAACTTCCTATGTCtttgagattcttttcttttgcctcatCCAAGTATGCATCAACAGGAATGGCCAGTCTTCCCAAATGTCCCTGGACTGTGATTTATCTTTTCAGTTctcaagtgttttcatttttttttctaccttgaaGATGGTAAAGCTGCTAATTGGTTTTTCTGtctctagattttcttttctacaaGTCAATTTCCGAATGTTCCCCTAGAATATAAAGATACATAAGTAAAAGCACTCATTATAATTCACAGGTCCTTTAATGTGAATTGAATGGGACTCTAATTTAAAACCAGCTATAATGTAAAGTCTGAATTCCTTTGCATAAATATACACTGGAAAGAGTTAAAGACTAATGAATTTTCAACCTACTGGGGATGTCATTtgggaaacacacatacacagagaaaggagagaaagaggaagacttTTGCCCTTTGCCTCTGCAATAAGATTTGGCTTTAAAAGAAGCTAAaatagggcagtccgggtggctcagcggtttagcaccgtcttcaggccagggcgtgatcctggagacccgggatcaagtcccacatcgggctccctgctttgagcctgcttctccctctgcctgtgtctctgcctctctctctctctctctctctgtatctctcatgagtaaataaataaaataaataaataaaagaatttatccATGCCTAAAATAGGCATGGATAAATTCATGTCACAGAAATGCATAAGAGTACTATCTGTTTAAGGATCTTTCAGGTTAGATTGTTTAAATCTTGATGGCTCCTGACACTTTATGAATGTATATGTTTGTACATAAATGCATGCATTTCTCATTTAGTTCTTAAAACGACCATTTTAAATTGGTATTAATTATAGTATCCTCTTTTTGTAAGTGAGGAATGGGGACCTCTGAGGAGCTGAATAACTTGCTCAGGGTAACATGGATAGTACTTGATGGTTTGGTACATATAGTCAAGCTTTCTGACTTTTTTAGCACAGGGTCattaaattcagtttcttttttttttttttttttagaaatataaaaagttattGTTAAATTCATAATTATAGGAATGATCTGTccaaagtaaaaacaacaacaaaatcaatattaacttaaaatagaaatatataatacaaattagGTGACTACCCgtcatattttttttgtgtgcttattatGAAAAATGTCCACTGTGGTTTCATGACATGGTCTTAAGTCAAAATCACAATATCCAAGGGAAAATCGACTCTGTGgtttcttaaaataatcaagTCCCCTTCCAATCTTAATCATCCATCCATTGTTAAACCTAATTTCTCGGTCATGTACTGAAGAAGAATATTCTAATTCCAACAGCACTCCATGATCTTGGAGTGACTCTTTTATTTCTTGCAGGCCACTACTTTGCTGCTGTTTCCCACTACCTTCATCCAGAGATGTGAGAAGATGAATAGTTTTTACTTTACATGGTTTCTTAATAAGCATCTCACAAAATCGAAGAAAGTTATATAGCTGATGAATCTGTCTGATGTAAGGATCTTGTATCCAAACTTCTGTAACTGTTTCATTAAGGTATTGTTGAAAAAGTGACTCATAACTGAAACCAGTTgcattctcttctattttaatcTGCTTATGatattttccatcttctttttcttggtcCAAGTATTTCTTTACTATTTCTGCTTTATCCATGTAGCCAGAAATTTGTTTTCGGAGATCAcgtttctttgtatcatctttgGTACCTCTCAGGACCTGCATGAGCAGGTCAGTCCCCTCCTGGTAACACACCAGGGCCTGCTGGTACCGGGAATCCGAGTCCAGTTCCATCGCCCGCTTTAACACCGTGAACGCAGCCACGCTCTGGGCATCCTGCTCCTTCCCGTACTTGGCCATAGTTCCGAAATCCTTAAATTCAGTTTCATCTTTTCTGTGTGGGGCTTCTATAGACAAGATATGAacttaagaaacacattttatataaaatctttgacCATTGGCACCAATGTGTGTTGTTATGATTTATGTTTCTcaaacaaaatatgtttattttcttttctcatgtgATAAAAATGGTAAATAGTAGAAATGGTAATAATCTGGCAAAAATGGTAAATAGTAGAAAACAcaataataggggcacctgggtggctcagtggttgagcatctgcctttggctcaggtcatggttccagggtcctgggatcaagtcctgcatcaggttccccgtggggagcctgcttctccttctgcctatgcctctgtctctctctcatgaataaataaataaagtccttaaaaaaaaaagacccataacAATAAAAgagtacaaaaaagaaattttaaaaaatcacctgaaATTCCACCAGTTACGTAGGTCTTACTTTTTAATAACATGGAAGGCAAAGGACTATTGTCCTCCTACCTGAGCTCCTGTTTTGTATCATCATGTCTTCACATCATCAGGAAACCAAATCAGGTAAAATCTGGTGAGCTTTCCTGAAGCTCAACTCTGACCTGACTTTCTGTGCTGTGGTGATTTGGATGTTAatacttgaaataaatgaaacGGCATGATACAGAATAGCGCTGTCATACTGATGTGCAGAAGTCATGACTTTTAGTGATAAAATTAGGTTCTTTGTTTCCATGCACCTAAAATACTTGTTTATGGTTGTGATAGTTTCGGAAGGAACATGCAGTGTATCAGGTGTATGGGATTTGGAGTCCCGCCAGGTCAGGATTATGGTGCTGGCTTTATGGCTTCCTAGTGGTATAGCCTTTAAGTAAGCTTCTCGATTactttgagtctcagttttctcatctgaatcATTGGAGTAATACCACCTAATAGTGTTGCTGTAAAGACCTAGTGGGATCACGTGAGCACCAAGGCAGTTGTggttattttaataatagtatGCTCTTTGTTTATGGTCAGCAGTAATTTGTTTCCAAACAAAGTGGAGAGCTGGATTTCAGCAGTGGTAATAGTGTTTCTTTAGGGTTGCATAGAATCTCATTTTTTGGGTGGTACAGTAGTTGGCATAGTGGTAGGGGATGGCACATTGTGCTTTGGAACTTCTTGGATTCTGCTTAATGACAAGCAGGTAGCAGAGAACTGAAGCTCGCAGTTGCAAAGTGAGCGTGCATACCCGGCCCTGCAAAATTAGGGTGCATACCAGACGAATGAATAACATCCTAATTATTATCCTACGTTGGAGAAAGTCTGGTAGGATTGTGGCTTCAGGCACTTTGTGAGACCCAGCTTTTTAAGCTTGCAAAACAGTGATTactatttttagtttagtttctACCCTTTTAAAAAGTGTAGTATACTCCTTGCTACTCCTggatgattttatgtattttaattaatgttatcTTATTGCGTTTGTGCCCCAGGGCTGCTTTAGTGAAAGATGTAATTTCAGAGGGTTGATGAAATTAGATAGGTCTGACTGGGAAGACTCTTGTTATTCATATTTatggttataaaatatttcaggtcCATCTATGTATGACATTCCTGCGCTGTAAACACACAGTGTTCTGAATCCATCTGTCTTAGAGTGGTTCAGACCAGTAAAGTAATAGTAGCTCCAGTGTG includes these proteins:
- the LOC121489267 gene encoding MIT domain-containing protein 1-like is translated as MAKYGKEQDAQSVAAFTVLKRAMELDSDSRYQQALVCYQEGTDLLMQVLRGTKDDTKKRDLRKQISGYMDKAEIVKKYLDQEKEDGKYHKQIKIEENATGFSYESLFQQYLNETVTEVWIQDPYIRQIHQLYNFLRFCEMLIKKPCKVKTIHLLTSLDEGSGKQQQSSGLQEIKESLQDHGVLLELEYSSSVHDREIRFNNGWMIKIGRGLDYFKKPQSRFSLGYCDFDLRPCHETTVDIFHNKHTKKI